In one Candidatus Desulfarcum epimagneticum genomic region, the following are encoded:
- a CDS encoding hypothetical protein (Evidence 5 : Unknown function) — protein MFSGRGSQRYHCLESFFRKNRTFGREMRRLDDVAAEGAGRSVLSCLYDGAKKKTDPFDCLTFSHPSLFMQQYALSRVMAEHLSMTDQQAVKTAELALKLEKESGFAVDIECGWKGEKLFLFQCRPGAA, from the coding sequence ATGTTTTCCGGCCGGGGTTCTCAACGTTATCATTGTCTTGAATCTTTTTTCAGGAAGAACCGGACTTTTGGGCGCGAGATGAGGCGTCTGGACGACGTGGCCGCTGAGGGCGCGGGGCGCTCCGTCCTCTCCTGCCTGTACGACGGGGCGAAGAAAAAAACCGATCCGTTTGATTGTCTCACCTTTTCCCATCCCTCCCTTTTTATGCAGCAATACGCGCTGTCCCGGGTTATGGCCGAACATCTCTCAATGACCGATCAGCAGGCTGTCAAGACAGCCGAACTCGCGTTGAAACTGGAAAAGGAAAGCGGTTTTGCCGTGGATATCGAATGTGGATGGAAAGGCGAAAAACTTTTCCTGTTTCAATGCAGACCTGGCGCCGCATAA